The following coding sequences lie in one Armatimonadota bacterium genomic window:
- a CDS encoding DUF370 domain-containing protein → MSPILNVGFNNYVVTDKVVALVSSESAPMRRMVQILRKEGKVIDATQGRRTRSVLFTSGDGIVLSAISQETLAKRLTGGDNTVGESEEDEE, encoded by the coding sequence CTGTCGCCCATCCTCAATGTAGGATTCAACAACTATGTCGTGACCGACAAAGTGGTTGCGCTGGTCAGCAGCGAGTCCGCACCAATGCGAAGAATGGTGCAGATCCTCCGAAAAGAAGGCAAAGTCATCGACGCGACGCAGGGACGGAGAACGCGCAGCGTCCTATTCACCTCGGGCGATGGGATCGTCCTGTCGGCGATTTCCCAGGAGACATTGGCGAAAAGGCTCACAGGAGGTGACAACACGGTTGGAGAATCGGAAGAAGATGAGGAATAG
- a CDS encoding MreB/Mrl family cell shape determining protein, translating into MHRDIGIDLGTANTLVYVAGRGIVLREPSVVAVSRDDGKVINVGSEAKRMLGRTPTNIVAVRPLKDGVIADYEQTEAMLRHFIGAVSAKSLFRKTVVVGIPSGVTEVERRAVLEAARKAGATHAYVVEEPMAAAIGAGLPVSEPSGSIIVDIGGGTTEVAVISLGGIVSSKSVRTAGDELDEAIISYVKRAFNLAIGDRTAEQVKIEIGSAYPLEQEMDMVIKGRDLISGLPRSAVITSEEVRTAIAEPVKEIVEAIKLTLEASPPELAGDAMERGIYLAGGGALLRGLDKLIAKETLIPVHIANDPLSCVALGTGIIVEDMNTNPVIRKLLERSAQS; encoded by the coding sequence ATGCATCGGGATATCGGGATCGACCTAGGCACCGCGAACACGCTGGTGTATGTGGCAGGTCGAGGGATCGTTTTGCGCGAACCGAGCGTGGTTGCCGTCAGCAGAGACGACGGCAAAGTGATCAACGTCGGGTCGGAGGCCAAGCGCATGCTGGGCCGTACGCCCACCAACATCGTGGCGGTCCGCCCCCTGAAGGACGGCGTCATTGCCGACTATGAGCAGACCGAGGCGATGCTTCGCCACTTTATCGGCGCAGTCTCGGCCAAATCGCTGTTCCGCAAGACCGTCGTGGTCGGCATTCCCAGCGGCGTGACCGAAGTCGAGCGCCGCGCGGTGCTGGAAGCCGCGCGCAAAGCCGGTGCGACCCACGCCTACGTAGTGGAAGAGCCGATGGCCGCCGCTATCGGCGCGGGCCTGCCGGTCTCCGAGCCGAGCGGCTCAATCATCGTAGACATCGGCGGAGGCACGACCGAAGTCGCGGTCATCTCGCTGGGCGGCATCGTGAGTTCGAAGTCGGTGCGCACGGCGGGCGACGAGCTGGACGAAGCCATCATCTCGTACGTCAAACGCGCGTTCAACCTGGCGATCGGCGACCGCACGGCCGAGCAGGTGAAGATCGAGATCGGATCGGCGTACCCACTGGAGCAGGAGATGGACATGGTGATCAAGGGCCGAGACCTCATTTCGGGCCTGCCGCGCAGCGCGGTGATCACGAGCGAAGAGGTGCGAACCGCCATCGCCGAACCAGTGAAGGAGATCGTCGAGGCCATCAAGCTGACGCTGGAAGCGTCTCCGCCCGAACTGGCGGGCGACGCCATGGAGCGAGGTATTTATTTGGCCGGCGGCGGCGCGCTCCTGCGCGGGCTGGACAAGCTCATCGCCAAAGAGACTTTGATTCCGGTGCATATCGCCAACGACCCGCTGAGTTGCGTCGCGCTCGGCACGGGCATCATCGTGGAAGATATGAACACCAACCCTGTCATTCGTAAACTACTCGAGAGGTCCGCACAGTCTTAA